ATATTAGAGATTTTGGGGCTTCCAAAGTCCTCAAATACGAAATATATTCTGGAGATCTGATAATACTTGAAGCTGAACCCGATTTAAAGAATGGTCCTTCTCATTTGGCTTTAATCTTCACTTTTTCTGTTGAGAATACCATAAATTCACATGCCGCAAATATTTATATTCGAAGGACGACGGATAACTTGAAAACTATTCAGATTCGTTATAAAGGAAGGTCACAAACTCCCGAGTTCTGGATGGAAGATGCTACTTTTGAAGGCAAAACACAATTAAATCTGCTTACTTTTCAAGGATTAAAGATGGAAAATCTCACATCGAATACGTTTGGTGATTTAAAAAGCttgaaaatattaaattttaCAAATACAATCGTCAGGGATCAAAGTTTCTTGAGGTATGAGTGTATCCATGAGTGTGTTTTAGATTTTCTTTTGATGTATTTTTTAAGCTCTGCGACTCTGCGGAACAATCTAGAGATTTTCATCATGCATACTGAAGCGGACAAAGTGGAACTGGAACATTTCGAAAACTATTCGAAATTAAGGTTTATTCAAGTTGTAAATTATGAACCACATGAGAATCTAACTGCATTCGTCTGTGATTCAGGAACTTGGAAATTCGATTGCAAGTTCTCGCACGGAACAGATGGAAGGAGGTGTCCTGGAAAATGTAGATGCTTCTATGAGCTAAGTAGCATGGAGTTTCACATAGATTGCACCCAACGAAATCTCACAGAAATCCCGCCCTTACCAACTCCGATAGATGGGAAGCCAGTGCTTCGTTTTAGTAATAATCATCTTAAAGCTCTGCCCAGCAATGCCAAGGAAATACCCGGCTATAATCAACTGCAAGCTCTCGATGTGGCAGCCAATGAGATCACGAGCCTCGGCATTCAACAGCTGCCACAGAGGCTGCAACACCTCAGCATTCGTTTCAACAACATCACAGACCTCGGCAAGAAGGTGGTCGAATATCTGTCCAAACACGTTTCCATCCATCGCTTTGGCAATAAGTGGTTTGCCGATTGCGACGACAAGGTCCTCTTGGAGTACACCTACTCGATTATAAACTTTAGGGGGAAGAAAGATCCTGAAATCAATCATTTTCTTAGAGAACGTTCGGAGAGAAATCGATTTTCGGAAAATCCCTGGAGCTGTTTTTGGGAGACACGATTTCTGATATCCTTTATGGGCAAACGCGAGTCCATGAAATATATAGCGCCACTGGACTATCAAGACTTTCGCGGCCCTTGTCCCGATGTTTGCAGCTGCCTCCTTACCTACTATCCCACGGAATTCATCGTTGACTGCAGTGGCGAAGGCCTCTCGGAGATACCACCATTACCCACGCCCAAAGATCGTCCAACGACCCTTTTATTTCAAAACAATAAGCTCCGCGTATTGCCCAATGATTCGATGCCAGGATACGCAAGTGTGGGTCGACTCTTTCTGGACAACAATCGACTAACGGAACTCGATAATCTTCCACGAAATCTCTCGTATCTGGACATACGAAACAACAGAATTGCTATAATTAACAGGAAGACTCTAGATATCTTTGAAAAGAGAACGAAATCGTCAGATCTGAAGCTATTCCTGTCTGGAAATCCCTGGGCTTGCACTTGCGAGGAGAAAGATTTCTTGGGATTCGTGAAGGGAGGTGGTCCCAGAATCGGAGATGTTACAAATATCACCTGCGGAGACACAGGGAACCTCCTGATCGAAGCGGATGAGAGTTCAGTATGCCCCTCTGGCTTCGTGCACTATGTGACCCTCACT
The sequence above is a segment of the Drosophila miranda strain MSH22 chromosome 4, D.miranda_PacBio2.1, whole genome shotgun sequence genome. Coding sequences within it:
- the LOC108161220 gene encoding protein toll-like produces the protein MEFHIDCTQRNLTEIPPLPTPIDGKPVLRFSNNHLKALPSNAKEIPGYNQLQALDVAANEITSLGIQQLPQRLQHLSIRFNNITDLGKKVVEYLSKHVSIHRFGNKWFADCDDKVLLEYTYSIINFRGKKDPEINHFLRERSERNRFSENPWSCFWETRFLISFMGKRESMKYIAPLDYQDFRGPCPDVCSCLLTYYPTEFIVDCSGEGLSEIPPLPTPKDRPTTLLFQNNKLRVLPNDSMPGYASVGRLFLDNNRLTELDNLPRNLSYLDIRNNRIAIINRKTLDIFEKRTKSSDLKLFLSGNPWACTCEEKDFLGFVKGGGPRIGDVTNITCGDTGNLLIEADESSVCPSGFVHYVTLTVSFMLMILTINLMIYFKQPLLIWFFEHGVCLSLAARRELDERKKFDAFLSFTHKDEDLVEEFVERLENGSQKFQLCFYLRDWLLGVSIPECISQSVKDSRRIIILMTNHFLKSTWGRLEFRLALHATSQDRCKRLIVVLYPEVENFDDLDSELRTYMVLNTYLKRDDPNFWNKLIYSMPHSIQGEQP